A stretch of DNA from Dokdonia sp. PRO95:
TGGCAGATCACATTATAGATATAGGATACGAAGGAGGAAAAGGCGGTGGCGAGGTAGTTGCCATAGGCACCCCAGAACAAATAATTAAAAAAAACAAAGGATATACAGCACAGTTCCTAAAGAAGGAAATGGCATAGGACCATATGTACAATATGGTTTTAAATTAACAACACTAAACATAATTATGAGCAACGAAAATAGACCTAAAGGCTGGAACGAGAAAAAAACAAATGATTCTTGGGCTATCTTTAAGATAATGGGAGAATTTGTAAATGGATTTGAAAAAATGAGCCGTATAGGTCCATGTGTATCCATTTTTGGTAGTGCGAGAACAAAACCAGACAATAAGTATTATAAACTAGCTACCGAAGTTGCCGAAAAAATTGCAGATAACGGTTATGGCGTTATTACTGGTGGTGGTCCAGGTATCATGGAAGCGGGTAACCGCGGAGCACACCTTGCTGGAGGGACATCTGTAGGACTTAACATTGAACTTCCTTTTGAGCAACACGACAATCCGTATATCGATAGTGATAAAAGTTTAGACTTTGATTACTTCTTCGTACGTAAAGTAATGTTTGTAAAGTACTCACAGGGATTTGTAGTAATGCCGGGAGGTTTTGGTACGCTTGATGAACTTTTTGAGGCAATCACACTTATTCAAACGCACAAAATTCAGAAGTTTCCTATTATTCTAGTAGGTACAGAATTTTGGGGAGGACTTATGGATTGGGTAAAGACCACTTTACTTGATAGTTTCCAGAACATAAGCGCTGGAGATATGGATCTTATACACCTTGTAGATACTTCAGATGAGGTAATTGAGGTGCTTAATAACTTCTATGATGAATACCAATTGAGTCCTAATTTCTAAAGGTGTTACGCTTTCGCGAAAGCGTGAAAACTACATATAACAGTAAAACAAAAACAGCTTTTTCTATTACAAATTAACACATCCCTTTTCTAGTTGAGACAAACCCTAAAATCTCTGTATGCTTTTATCTCATTGCTTCTCTTAAGTGTAGGAGCCACGAGCCAGCATACAATGGAAATTAATGCACAATTGATTCCAGATGAACGGTCTATACATCTCAATCATACTATCACAATTACAAATACGTCTAGTGATATATGGACAGATATATACTTAACAGATTGGGCTCATAGTTTTTCTAGTAAAACCACACCACTGGCAAAGAGGTTTTCTGATTCTTTTGATAAGAAATTTCATCTTGCACCTGATAGTGATCGTGGTTTTACTAAAATGACTTCTATTTCGAGTCAAGAAACAATACTTCAATTTACAAGACCCAAAAGACATCCTGATATTATCAAGGTCTTATTACGTGAACCACTATTACCAGGTGATTCTATAAGAATGACACTTGATTATACAGTGGTACTTCCAGATGTAAAATTTACAGACTACGGGATTGCTAGAAATGGTGATTACAACTTGAGATATTGGTTTGTTACACCGGCCGTATATAATAATGGCTGGGAGTACTATAGCAATAAGAATCTTAATGATCGCTATTTTCCTCAAACAGACATCCGTTTACAATTTTCTATTCCCAAAGGATATGAATTAGTCACAGATCTTGAGCAAAATGATATTTCAAGCTCTCAGTACCCGGGTGAAAAACTTACGGTGCTCACAGGGAAGAGTAGAACAGATGCTAAGATTTTCTTGCTTCAAAACTCTGACTATGAAGAGGTTCAAACAGACTATGTAAATATTGTATCAAATCTACATGATTACAGAATCCCCGCCCCCTTAAGAGCGCTAATATCTGACCGAATTGCAGGTTTTCTAAATAAAGATTTAGGCCCATATCCTTTTGATAAAATTCTTGTAACAGATCTTGATTATAAAGAACAACCAGTATATGGACTTAATCAACTACCTAGCTTCATAAGCCCGTTTCCTGATGGGTTTCAATATGAAATTAAGCTTCTCAAGACTACGATTAACAATTATGTAAACAACACACTTCTAGTTAACCCAAGAACAGACAGGTGGCTCATAGATGGTATTAAAGTCTACATATTACAAAACTACATGGACACTTATTATCCTGACCTTAAGGTTGTAGGTTCCTTAGAAAAATACTGGCTTGTGCGACAGTTCTATGCATCAGAGCTTGAATTTAATGATCAGTTTAATATATTATCTACTCATATTTCTAGATTAAATCTTGACCAGCCACTGGACACTCCGTATGATGAGCTTATCAAGTACAATAAGAATATAGGGACTTCATACAAAAGTGGCGTAGGGCTTAATTACCTCAATGATTACATAGGAGATAATAGACTTGATGAGATTATTAAGAATTTTTACCTAAAATATAAGTCTCAACCACTCACATCATCACAGTTTGAAAAAGAAGTCAATGCTCAAATTAACAAGGATGTAGATTGGTTTTTTAAAGACTACATAACTTCTAATAAAAGGATAGATTACGCTTTAAAAAACTCTAAAGTTAAAGGTGACTCTATTTATGTAGATGTAAAAAAGAAAGAGCGTCGCTCCTCTCCTATCTCTGTTTATAGCTTCAAAAATGATAGTCTAACAAGCAAGCGCTGGGTTTCAGGTACTCAAAAAACAGAAACACTTGTTTACTCAAATGAAGAAGCAGATAGATTTGTTTTAAACTATGAAAACATTATTCCAGAAAATAATCTGAGAAACAACTATGAGAAACCTCGAGCATTTTTAGGTATAGACAAGCCTCTACAGCTCAAATTTCTACAAGATTTTGAAAATCCGGCAAAAAATCAGTTGTTTGTAATGCCTGTAGCTGAGTTTAATATATATGATGGGTTTATTCCTGGTATTACTCTTTATAATAAAACATTGCTAACCAAAGCACTTAATTATAAGATTGAACCACAAATAGGTTTAAAATCGAAAAAACTAATAGGTAGCGCATCCATATCTTATAGGCATGACTATCAAAATCAAGGGTTGTATGCATTGAGATATGGTATTTCGGGAAATCGATTTTCTTACGCCCCAGATTTATTATTTACAAGGGTTACTCCTTTCGTTAATTTATCTTTTAGAACTTCAAACCTTAGATCAGATAAGCGTCAGAGTGTATCTGCTCGTTTTGTGAGTGTACAAAGGCAAGAGGATCCACTTGTTGCATTACCTACCCCTAACTATGATGTACTTAACTTAAGATATAGAAGATCAAACCCTGGAATTATTCATACATTAAATGTTGCGGGTGATGTACAATTGGCCAAAAACTTTGGAAAAGTATCTGGCAATATATTTTACAGAAGACTTTTTCTTAATAATAGACAGTTGAATGTAAGATTATTTGGTGGTGTATTTACTTATAATAACACACAAGCAGATGGTGATTTTTTCAGTTTTGCGCTAGATAGACCAACAGATTATTTATTTGATTACAATTATTATGGAAGATCTGAAGATAGCGGTCTATTCTCTCAACAAATCATTATAGCAGAAGGCGGTTTTAAGTCGCAGCTAGATGATGTGGCTCCTGTATTTGCAAATGACTGGATGTTTACCGCAAATGCCAGTACAACACTATGGAAATACTTTTATGCGTATGGAGATGTGGGAGTTGTTAAAAATAAGAAGGAAAACGGAAAGCTGGTGTACGACTCAGGAATACAGGTAAGCTTACTCGATGACTACTTTGAACTTTACTTTCCATTATATTCTAATTTGGGTTGGGAAATTGGCCAGCCTAACTATGATCAAAAAATTAGATTTCAACTACAAATAAGCTTTGATACCGTGATAAGACTTTTTTCACGAAAGTGGTATTAAAGATTCTCAAAAACCACGGTTTACGTTGTCATATTCTTAATAGAATCACAAAATATTGCCTTTTATTGAAAATAGCTTCTATTAAATCAACTTATAATGCGAAAATTATAAGTATTTAACGCACTTACATATTGCATTATGGGTATGTTTTGGCTATTTTTACAATCAAATCTTTTTAACATATGGCAATTACTTCTAATACCAAAGCAGCATTATCTTACGATGACTTTAAAGAATCTGTTCTTGAAGATTATCGAATCGCTGTTACTAGTAGAGAATGTAGTCTTTTAGGACGTAGAGAAGTCCTTACAGGGAAGGCAAAATTTGGAATTTTTGGTGATGGAAAAGAACTACCACAGCTTGCCTGGGCACGTGCCTTTAAAAATGGTGACTTTAGATCTGGATATTACAGAGACCAAACATTTATGATGGCTATAGACCACTTGTCTATAGAAGAGTTTTTTGCCGGTTTATATGCACATACTGATATAGCATTTGATCCTATGAGTGCTGGAAAGCAGATGGGTGGTCACTTTGCAACGCATAGTCTTGATAATGACGGTAACTGGAAAAACTTACTTGCTCAAAAGAATTCAAGCTCAGACATCTCTCCTACTGCTGGCCAAATGCCTAGACTATTAGGTCTTGCACAAGCCTCTAAAGTATATAGAAACGTTGCAGAAACTCAAAAAGAAAACTTCTCACACAATGGTGATGAAGTTGCTTGGGGTACAATAGGTAATGCAAGTACAAGTGAAGGTTTATTCTTTGAAACTATTAATGCCGCAGGTGTACTTCAAGTACCTATGGTAATAAGTGTTTGGGACGATGAATACGGAATTTCTGTTCATGCTAGACATCAAACTACAAAGGAGAGTATATCTAAAATACTTGCTGGCTTCCAAAGAGACGAAGAAGATAACGGGTACGAGATTATTAAAGTAAACGGATGGGATTATCCAGCTCTCGTAGATGCATATGAACGTGCTGGAAAAATTGCTCGTGAAGAGCACGTACCAGTTTTAGTTCATGTTGTTGAGCTTACACAACCTCAAGGACATTCTACTTCTGGATCTCATGAACGCTATAAAGACCAAGATAGATTACAATGGGAGCGTGAAAATGACTGTAATGTACAATTCAGAAAATGGCTTATTGACCAAGGTCTAGCTACAGATGAGGAACTTACTGTTATAGATAAAGATCTTAAAAAGAAAGTGCGAGATGGCAAGAAAGCTGCTTGGGAAGCATTTTTAAGACCTATTAAAACTGAAAAGGAAAAAATCACATCAATACTTGAAGGACTTGTAAAAACCTCAAGTAATGGAAGTTTTATAAAACCACTGCTTGAAAAACTAGTAGAGAACAAGGAATCTCTTAAATGTGACCTGCTTAGTACTGCCCGTAAGGCTTTGCGCCTCACAATAGGAGAGCATTCTGATACTCATGCAGAACTTGCAGCATGGATTGATAATTATATAGCGACAATCCAACCTCAATACAGCGCACACTTATATAATGAAAATGGAAATGGCGCGACTTCAATAGAAGGTGTTGCCCCTACTTACGGTGAAGAAAATCTTGTAGATGGCCGTGTGATTTTGAGAGATAACTTTGATGCTATCTTTAGTAGATATCCTAATACACTTGTTTTTGGAGAAGATGCTGGAGCCATTGGTGACGTAAACCAAGGCTTAGAAGGAATGCAAGAGAAATATGGCGAGCACAGAGTTG
This window harbors:
- a CDS encoding TIGR00730 family Rossman fold protein, whose protein sequence is MSNENRPKGWNEKKTNDSWAIFKIMGEFVNGFEKMSRIGPCVSIFGSARTKPDNKYYKLATEVAEKIADNGYGVITGGGPGIMEAGNRGAHLAGGTSVGLNIELPFEQHDNPYIDSDKSLDFDYFFVRKVMFVKYSQGFVVMPGGFGTLDELFEAITLIQTHKIQKFPIILVGTEFWGGLMDWVKTTLLDSFQNISAGDMDLIHLVDTSDEVIEVLNNFYDEYQLSPNF
- a CDS encoding metalloprotease → MRQTLKSLYAFISLLLLSVGATSQHTMEINAQLIPDERSIHLNHTITITNTSSDIWTDIYLTDWAHSFSSKTTPLAKRFSDSFDKKFHLAPDSDRGFTKMTSISSQETILQFTRPKRHPDIIKVLLREPLLPGDSIRMTLDYTVVLPDVKFTDYGIARNGDYNLRYWFVTPAVYNNGWEYYSNKNLNDRYFPQTDIRLQFSIPKGYELVTDLEQNDISSSQYPGEKLTVLTGKSRTDAKIFLLQNSDYEEVQTDYVNIVSNLHDYRIPAPLRALISDRIAGFLNKDLGPYPFDKILVTDLDYKEQPVYGLNQLPSFISPFPDGFQYEIKLLKTTINNYVNNTLLVNPRTDRWLIDGIKVYILQNYMDTYYPDLKVVGSLEKYWLVRQFYASELEFNDQFNILSTHISRLNLDQPLDTPYDELIKYNKNIGTSYKSGVGLNYLNDYIGDNRLDEIIKNFYLKYKSQPLTSSQFEKEVNAQINKDVDWFFKDYITSNKRIDYALKNSKVKGDSIYVDVKKKERRSSPISVYSFKNDSLTSKRWVSGTQKTETLVYSNEEADRFVLNYENIIPENNLRNNYEKPRAFLGIDKPLQLKFLQDFENPAKNQLFVMPVAEFNIYDGFIPGITLYNKTLLTKALNYKIEPQIGLKSKKLIGSASISYRHDYQNQGLYALRYGISGNRFSYAPDLLFTRVTPFVNLSFRTSNLRSDKRQSVSARFVSVQRQEDPLVALPTPNYDVLNLRYRRSNPGIIHTLNVAGDVQLAKNFGKVSGNIFYRRLFLNNRQLNVRLFGGVFTYNNTQADGDFFSFALDRPTDYLFDYNYYGRSEDSGLFSQQIIIAEGGFKSQLDDVAPVFANDWMFTANASTTLWKYFYAYGDVGVVKNKKENGKLVYDSGIQVSLLDDYFELYFPLYSNLGWEIGQPNYDQKIRFQLQISFDTVIRLFSRKWY
- a CDS encoding alpha-ketoacid dehydrogenase subunit alpha/beta; amino-acid sequence: MAITSNTKAALSYDDFKESVLEDYRIAVTSRECSLLGRREVLTGKAKFGIFGDGKELPQLAWARAFKNGDFRSGYYRDQTFMMAIDHLSIEEFFAGLYAHTDIAFDPMSAGKQMGGHFATHSLDNDGNWKNLLAQKNSSSDISPTAGQMPRLLGLAQASKVYRNVAETQKENFSHNGDEVAWGTIGNASTSEGLFFETINAAGVLQVPMVISVWDDEYGISVHARHQTTKESISKILAGFQRDEEDNGYEIIKVNGWDYPALVDAYERAGKIAREEHVPVLVHVVELTQPQGHSTSGSHERYKDQDRLQWERENDCNVQFRKWLIDQGLATDEELTVIDKDLKKKVRDGKKAAWEAFLRPIKTEKEKITSILEGLVKTSSNGSFIKPLLEKLVENKESLKCDLLSTARKALRLTIGEHSDTHAELAAWIDNYIATIQPQYSAHLYNENGNGATSIEGVAPTYGEENLVDGRVILRDNFDAIFSRYPNTLVFGEDAGAIGDVNQGLEGMQEKYGEHRVADVGIREATILGQGIGMAMRGLRPIAEIQYLDYILYAIQIMSDDLASLRYRTHGKQKAPLIVRTRGHRLEGIWHSGSQMGAIVHLLRGMYILTPRNMVKAAGFYNTLLESDEPALVVECLNGYRLKENLPTNIGEFKTPIGVVETVKEGTDITVLSYGSTLRIVMEVAKELLTVGINVEVIDAQSLLPFDLNHDVVESIKKTNRFIVIDEDMPGGASAYLLNEVLNEQDAYKYLDSKPETLTAKAHRPAYGTDGDYFSKPSADDIFEKIYSMMNEVNPSNFPTLR